The Candidatus Hoaglandella endobia DNA window GCCATAAGTTTAACTAAATGTTCAACTGCTTTTTTTTCATCTTCACCTTCTGCAGTTATAGTAACTACTGTACCTTGCTTTAGCCCGAGAGTTTGCAGTTTAAATAGGCTTTTTGCACTAGCACTTTTGTCGTTGGATGTTACTGTAATTTTAGAACTAAAGCCTTTAGCTTCCTTGACAAATTGTGCAGCAGGACGCGTATGTAAGCCGTTTAAAGCAGTAATCGTAATTTCTTGTTGGTACATATTCCCCCCATTTTACTTATGATATGACACTAGTGTTACACTAAGTTAGTATAGTCTTTAATAGTATAAGTAAGGCTTATTTTAGCCCTATAAAAAAATAATTAGGTTTTTATAAATTGATTGTAGAGCATTCACGGGTTAACTTGTTTATCTTATAATTAACTATTAATATTAAATTATTAATATTAATTAATCTATCTAATATAGTTTTATATTTAAGTAGTAAATAGTAAAATTATTTCTTAATTATTAAGAAACTAATTATTCTTAAACAGAAAGATCTAATAACTAGAATATTTACTTAACCATAAGTATTATA harbors:
- the ptsH gene encoding phosphocarrier protein Hpr → MYQQEITITALNGLHTRPAAQFVKEAKGFSSKITVTSNDKSASAKSLFKLQTLGLKQGTVVTITAEGEDEKKAVEHLVKLMAMY